Proteins from a genomic interval of Channa argus isolate prfri chromosome 11, Channa argus male v1.0, whole genome shotgun sequence:
- the LOC137135678 gene encoding citron Rho-interacting kinase isoform X7 codes for MNGLTGRGSAVPKELHRKPVNCSSLRVEQDISLVQRKMSDLESVLQQKDIELKASETQRTILEQDLATYITECSSLKRSLEQARMEVSQEDDKALQLLHDIREQSNKLQEIKEQEYHAQLEEMRVSIRQLEEDLSAARRRSDLYEAELKESRQASEELKRKAADYQHRMQKAKEQSKAEAEEMISKLEKTNNEQQTKIQELQDKLSKASKASVEATDLLQTMRLAKERIERDLERLQNREDSSDSLRRRLRETEDGRKTLENQVKRLEIVERRETKLKDEIQSKAQQIQQMADKILELEEKLRETQSTAQRLETHLKQKEKLYEDKIKVLEAQMKADMADKEMLESSQSKYEEEVQEKCSIISEQKATINAMDSKMNSLEQRIAELSEANKLAANSSIYTQKNMKAQEEMISELRQQKFYLESQAGKLEAQNAKLEEHLEKMSQQEQSNKSRVMELETRLREIGLEHEEQKLEIKRQVTELTLSLQERESQISNLQAARHALESQLQQAKTELEETTAEAEEEITVLRAHRDELQRKYDALRDSCAVITDLEEQLTTLTQENAELNRQNFYLSKQLDEASDEREDRLQLSQDVDRLRREVADREMHLNNQKQNLETLKTTCTMLEEQVMELETLNDELMEKERQWDAWRATLEEEKNQAERRTREIQRLLDTEKQSRLRAEQRSSESRQAVEQAVKEHKAEILALQQALKDQKLKAESLADTLNDLEKKHAMLEMNAHSLQQKLESERDLKQRLLDEQEKLQQQMDAQKTHIFRLTQGLQDALDQTDLLKTERTDLEYQLENIQLHLQAVYSHEKVKMEGTITQQTKLIDFLQAQAHGGSKKKKGLFGRRREDLLAAMAAQAQAQGQGQGQVSPVPPIQPVPLQYSDMKTALDKERARCTELEDALQKMRAELRSLREEALQYKDHSNSTNPATARQQMIMSAMVKSPEHQQGPTNLPPSNSGRRKETATPEERRRVTFEKYSRRLKDSQRDRERERERVVHHNTPHRFTVGLNMRAAKCTVCLDTVHFGRQAATCLECHALCHPKCSPCLPATCGMSSDCSLHLSEGLCRDKGTSPGQQLKEASGHMHLEGWMKQPRNGKRGQGWERKYVVLDGTKISVYEIEPREESVKPLEEFDLCLSDGEVVVHGAVGASELPNTAKSDVPYVLKLESRCHTPCWPGQAIYFMAPSFPDKQRWVAVMESVVAGGRASREKAEADAKLLGNSLLKLEGDDRLDINCTLPLTDQIVLVGSEEGLYALNVIKNSLTHIPGLGSVFQIHIIKEQEKLLMIVGDERALCLVEIKRVKQSLAQSHLPNQSDLAPYIFETVKGCHLFAAGRIDNSPCICAAMPNKITILRYNDNLNKYCIRKEIETLEPCSCIHLTSYSIIIGTNKFYEIEMKQFVLEEFLDKNDVSLASAVFAASSHSFPIAIMQVASGMQKEEYLLCFHEFGVFVDMYGRRSRPDEIKWSRLPLSFAYREPYLFVTYFNSLDVIEVQGHTALGPTVLAHLDIPNPRYLGPAISSGAIYLASSYQNKLRVICCKGSLIRESGELQRTGSSRGSPSKRGPPTYTEHISKRLSSGPGSHDGLHREPSTPHRYREGRTEFRRDKSPARPLDREKSPGRVLDSRRERSPGRFGDSTRLHAGSVRTQLAPVNKVWDQSSV; via the exons GAGTATCATGCTCAGCTGGAAGAGATGCGTGTTTCCATCAGACAACTCGAGGAGGATCTGTCGGCTGCCCGTCGCCGTAGTGATCTGTATGAGGCTGAGCTGAAAGAGTCTCGGCAGGCCAGCGAGGAACTAAAGAGGAAAGCTGCGGACTACCAGCACAGGATGCAGAAG GCcaaagagcaaagcaaagcagaagCAGAGGAGATGATCAGCAAATTAGAGAAG acCAACAATGAGCAGCAGACAAAGATCCAGGAGCTTCAAGACAAGCTTTCCAAG GCATCGAAGGCTAGTGTCGAGGCTACAGATCTCCTTCAGACTATGAGATTAGCCAAAGAGCGCATAGAACGAGATCTAGAGAGGCTACAAAACAGGGAAGACTCAAGTGACAGCCTCCGCCGACGCCTCCGTGAGACTGAG GATGGTAGGAAGACTCTCGAGAACCAGGTGAAGAGGTTGGAGATTGTTGAGCGGCGAGAAACTAAACTGAAAGATGAGATCCAGAGCAAGGCCCAGCAGATTCAGCAGATGGCAGATAAAATTCTG GAGCTGGAAGAAAAACTGCGAGAGACGCAATCTACAGCCCAGCGCTTAGAAACTCATCTGAAGCAAAAAGAGAAGCTCTATGAAGACAAAATCAAG GTGTTGGAGGCCCAAATGAAGGCGGACATGGCTGATAAGGAGATGCTGGAGTCCAGTCAGAGCAAATATGAGGAGGAGGTGCAGGAGAAGTGCAGCATCATCAGTGAACAGAAGGCG ACCATAAATGCAATGGACTCTAAGATGAACAGCTTGGAGCAGAGAATAGCTGAGTTGTCAGAGGCCAACAAACTGGCAGCTAACAGCAGTATCTACACCCAGAAAAACAT GAAAGCCCAGGAAGAGATGATCTCCGAGCTTCGCCAGCAGAAGTTCTACTTGGAGTCTCAGGCCGGGAAGTTGGAGGCCCAGAATGCCAAACTGGAAGAGCATCTAGAGAAAATGAGTCAGCAGGAGCAAAGCAATAAAAGCCGTGTCATGGAGCTGGAAACTAGGCTGCGAGAG ATTGGTCTGGAGCATGAGGAACAAAAGCTGGAGATTAAGCGTCAGGTGACAGAACTGACCCTGTCCCTGCAAGAGCGCGAATCCCAGATCAGCAACCTGCAGGCAGCTCGCCATGCTCTGGAGAGTCAACTGCAGCAGGCCAAGACTGAGCTGGAGGAGACCACTGCGGAAGCTGAGGAGGAGATCACTGTCctcaga GCACATAGAGACGAGTTACAACGCAAGTATGATGCCTTGAGAGACAGTTGTGCG GTGATAACAGATCTGGAGGAGCAGTTGACCACACTGACTCAGGAGAATGCTGAGCTGAACCGCCAGAACTTCTACTTATCGAAGCAGCTGGATGAGGCCTCCGATGAGAGAGAAGATCGCCTTCAGCTCAGCCAGGATGTGGACAGACTGCGTCGAGAGGTGGCTGACCGCGAGATGCACCTTAATAACCAGAAACAG AACCTTGAGACACTGAAGACCACGTGCACCATGCTGGAAGAACAGGTTATGGAGCTGGAGACGCTGAATGATGAGCTAatggagaaggagagacagtGGGACGCCTGGAGAGCAACactggaggaagagaagaacCAGGCTGAGCGGAGAACCAGGGAGATCCAGAGACTGctggacacagagaaacagagcag GCTGCGTGCAGAGCAGCGCAGCTCTGAGTCTCGCCAGGCTGTGGAACAGGCAGTCAAGGAGCACAAAGCTGAGATCCTGGCCCTGCAGCAGGCCCTCAAAGACCAAAAACTCAAAGCCGAGAGCCTTGCAGACACT TTGAATGATCTGGAAAAGAAGCATGCCATGCTGGAGATGAATGCTCACAGTTTGCAGCAAAAGCTGGAGAGTGAGCGGGATCTGAAGCAGAGACTGCTGGATGAG caagaaaagctgcagcagcagatggaTGCCCAGAAGACCCACATCTTCCGTCTGACCCAAGGGCTACAGGACGCTCTGGACCAAACtgacctgctgaaaactgagaGGACTGACTTGGAATACCAGCTGGAGAACATCCAG CTCCACCTGCAGGCTGTGTACTCCCATGAGAAGGTGAAAATGGAGGGCACCATCACCCAGCAGACCAAGCTCATAGACTTCCTCCAGGCCCAGGCCCATGGTGGCTCCAAGAAGAAAAAG ggTCTGTTTGGGCGTCGTCGGGAGGACCTGTTGGCGGCCATGGCTGCTCAGGCCCAGGCTCAGGGTCAGGGCCAAGGCCAGGTTTCCCCTGTGCCCCCCATCCAGCCGGTGCCTCTGCAGTACAGCGATATGAAGACAGCCCTGGACAAAGAGCGTGCTCGTTGTACTGAGCTGGAAGATGCTCTTCAGAAAATGAGGGCAGAGTTGCGATCTCTGAGAGAGGAAG CGCTCCAGTATAAAGATCACAGTAACTCAACAAACCCAGCCACAGCACGGCAGCAGATGATTATGTCTGCCATGGTGAAGTCTCCTGAGCATCAGCAGGGGCCCACCAACCTGCCCCCCTCTAATTCTGGACGCAGGAAGGAGACAGCAACTCCTGAGG AGAGAAGGAGGGTCACTTTTGAAA AGTATAGCCGCCGTTTGAAGGAcagtcagagagacagagaaagggagagagagagggtggtgCACCACAACACCCCTCATCGCTTCACAGTAGGACTCAACATGAGAGCTGCCAAGTGTACAGTGTGTCTGGATACTGTGCACTTTGGTCGCCAAGCTGCTACCTGTCTTG agTGTCACGCTTTGTGCCACCCAAAATGCTCCCCCTGCCTTCCAGCCACTTGTGGCATGTCCAGCGACTGTTCACTGCATCTGTCTGAGGGCCTGTGTCGGGACAAAGGCACTTCCCCAGGCCAGCAGCTAAAAGAAGCCAGCGGGCACATGCACCTGGAGGGCTGGATGAAACAGCCCAG gaaTGGGAAGCGAGGCCAAGGCTGGGAGAGGAAATATGTTGTCCTGGATGGGACCAAAATTTCAGTCTATGAGATCGAGCCCAGAGaag AGTCAGTGAAGCCCCTGGAGGAGTTTGACCTTTGTCTGTCAGACGGCGAGGTGGTGGTTCATGGAGCAGTCGGAGCATCGGAGTTACCAAACACTGCCAAGTCAG ATGTTCCGTATGTCCTGAAGCTGGAGTCCCGTTGTCACACCCCCTGCTGGCCTGGACAAGCCATTTATTTCATGGCTCCGAGTTTCCCAGACAAGCAGCGCTGGGTGGCTGTCATGGAGTCTGTGGTAGCCGGGGGGCGAGCCTCACGGGAGAAGGCTGAGGCCGATGCA AAGCTACTAGGAAACTCTCTACTGAAGCTGGAGGGAGATGATAGGCTGGATATTAACTGCACCCTCCCTCTCACAGATCAG ATCGTGCTGGTGGGCTCTGAAGAGGGTCTTTATGCCCTGAACGTTATCAAGAACTCCCTGACTCACATCCCCGGTTTGGGATCAGTCTTTCAGATCCACATCATCAAAGagcaggagaagctgctgatgaTCGTTG GAGACGAGAGGGCATTGTGTTTGGTGGAGATTAAGAGAGTCAAGCAGTCTTTGGCCCAGTCCCACCTGCCTAACCAGTCTGATCTGGCTCCCTACATCTTTGAGACAGTGAAGGGCTGCCATCTGTTTGCTGCTGGGAGA ATAGACAACAGTCCTTGTATATGTGCTGCGATGCCTAACAAGATAACCATTCTGCGCTACAATGACAATCTCAACAAATACTGCATTCGCAAG GAAATTGAAACCCTGGAGCCCTGCAGCTGCATCCATCTGACCAGCTACAGCATCATCATTGGCACCAACAAGTTCTACGAGATCGAAATGAAGCAGTTTGTGCTTGAGG AGTTCTTGGATAAGAACGACGTGTCACTGGCTTCAGCAGTGTTTGCAGCTTCGTCCCACAGTTTCCCCATCGCCATCATGCAGGTGGCCAGCGGCATGCAGAAAGAGGAATACCTGCTGTGTTTCCATG AGTTCGGAGTGTTTGTGGACATGTACGGACGTAGAAGCCGCCCTGATGAAATTAAGTGGAGCCGTCTGCCTCTGTCCTTCG CTTACAGAGAACCCTACCTGTTTGTCACCTACTTCAATTCCCTGGACGTCATCGAGGTTCAGGGACACACCGCACTGGG TCCTACAGTGCTGGCCCACCTGGACATCCCTAACCCTCGCTACCTGGGCCCAGCAATCTCCTCTGGTGCCATTTACTTGGCCTCCTCCTACCAGAACAAACTACGGGTTATCTGCTGCAAGGGAAGTTTGATCAGAGAGTCTGGAGAGCTGCAGAGAACCGGCTCCAGCCGAGG CAGCCCCAGCAAGCGAGGCCCACCCACCTACACAGAGCACATCTCCAAGCGTTTGTCCTCGGGCCCTGGCAGCCACGATGGTCTGCATCGTGAGCCCAGCACCCCGCATAGGTACCGGGAGGGCCGCACTGAATTCAGACGAGACAAGTCTCCTGCCCGACCACTGGACAGAGAGAAGTCACCCGGCAGGGTGCTAGACAGTCGCAGGGAGAGGTCCCCAGGGAGATTTGGTGACAGTACACGACTCCATGCTGGGTCCGTCCGAACACAGCTCGCTCCTGTTAACAAG GTGTGGGATCAGTCATCAGTGTGA
- the LOC137135678 gene encoding citron Rho-interacting kinase isoform X14 yields the protein MNGLTGRGSAVPKELHRKPVNCSSLRVEQDISLVQRKMSDLESVLQQKDIELKASETQRTILEQDLATYITECSSLKRSLEQARMEVSQEDDKALQLLHDIREQSNKLQEIKEQEYHAQLEEMRVSIRQLEEDLSAARRRSDLYEAELKESRQASEELKRKAADYQHRMQKAKEQSKAEAEEMISKLEKTNNEQQTKIQELQDKLSKASKASVEATDLLQTMRLAKERIERDLERLQNREDSSDSLRRRLRETEDGRKTLENQVKRLEIVERRETKLKDEIQSKAQQIQQMADKILELEEKLRETQSTAQRLETHLKQKEKLYEDKIKVLEAQMKADMADKEMLESSQSKYEEEVQEKCSIISEQKATINAMDSKMNSLEQRIAELSEANKLAANSSIYTQKNMKAQEEMISELRQQKFYLESQAGKLEAQNAKLEEHLEKMSQQEQSNKSRVMELETRLREIGLEHEEQKLEIKRQVTELTLSLQERESQISNLQAARHALESQLQQAKTELEETTAEAEEEITVLRAHRDELQRKYDALRDSCAVITDLEEQLTTLTQENAELNRQNFYLSKQLDEASDEREDRLQLSQDVDRLRREVADREMHLNNQKQNLETLKTTCTMLEEQVMELETLNDELMEKERQWDAWRATLEEEKNQAERRTREIQRLLDTEKQSRLRAEQRSSESRQAVEQAVKEHKAEILALQQALKDQKLKAESLADTLNDLEKKHAMLEMNAHSLQQKLESERDLKQRLLDEQEKLQQQMDAQKTHIFRLTQGLQDALDQTDLLKTERTDLEYQLENIQAVYSHEKVKMEGTITQQTKLIDFLQAQAHGGSKKKKGLFGRRREDLLAAMAAQAQAQGQGQGQVSPVPPIQPVPLQYSDMKTALDKERARCTELEDALQKMRAELRSLREEALQYKDHSNSTNPATARQQMIMSAMVKSPEHQQGPTNLPPSNSGRRKETATPEERRRVTFEKYSRRLKDSQRDRERERERVVHHNTPHRFTVGLNMRAAKCTVCLDTVHFGRQAATCLECHALCHPKCSPCLPATCGMSSDCSLHLSEGLCRDKGTSPGQQLKEASGHMHLEGWMKQPRNGKRGQGWERKYVVLDGTKISVYEIEPREESVKPLEEFDLCLSDGEVVVHGAVGASELPNTAKSDVPYVLKLESRCHTPCWPGQAIYFMAPSFPDKQRWVAVMESVVAGGRASREKAEADAKLLGNSLLKLEGDDRLDINCTLPLTDQIVLVGSEEGLYALNVIKNSLTHIPGLGSVFQIHIIKEQEKLLMIVGDERALCLVEIKRVKQSLAQSHLPNQSDLAPYIFETVKGCHLFAAGRIDNSPCICAAMPNKITILRYNDNLNKYCIRKEIETLEPCSCIHLTSYSIIIGTNKFYEIEMKQFVLEEFLDKNDVSLASAVFAASSHSFPIAIMQVASGMQKEEYLLCFHEFGVFVDMYGRRSRPDEIKWSRLPLSFAYREPYLFVTYFNSLDVIEVQGHTALGPTVLAHLDIPNPRYLGPAISSGAIYLASSYQNKLRVICCKGSLIRESGELQRTGSSRGSPSKRGPPTYTEHISKRLSSGPGSHDGLHREPSTPHRYREGRTEFRRDKSPARPLDREKSPGRVLDSRRERSPGRFGDSTRLHAGSVRTQLAPVNKVWDQSSV from the exons GAGTATCATGCTCAGCTGGAAGAGATGCGTGTTTCCATCAGACAACTCGAGGAGGATCTGTCGGCTGCCCGTCGCCGTAGTGATCTGTATGAGGCTGAGCTGAAAGAGTCTCGGCAGGCCAGCGAGGAACTAAAGAGGAAAGCTGCGGACTACCAGCACAGGATGCAGAAG GCcaaagagcaaagcaaagcagaagCAGAGGAGATGATCAGCAAATTAGAGAAG acCAACAATGAGCAGCAGACAAAGATCCAGGAGCTTCAAGACAAGCTTTCCAAG GCATCGAAGGCTAGTGTCGAGGCTACAGATCTCCTTCAGACTATGAGATTAGCCAAAGAGCGCATAGAACGAGATCTAGAGAGGCTACAAAACAGGGAAGACTCAAGTGACAGCCTCCGCCGACGCCTCCGTGAGACTGAG GATGGTAGGAAGACTCTCGAGAACCAGGTGAAGAGGTTGGAGATTGTTGAGCGGCGAGAAACTAAACTGAAAGATGAGATCCAGAGCAAGGCCCAGCAGATTCAGCAGATGGCAGATAAAATTCTG GAGCTGGAAGAAAAACTGCGAGAGACGCAATCTACAGCCCAGCGCTTAGAAACTCATCTGAAGCAAAAAGAGAAGCTCTATGAAGACAAAATCAAG GTGTTGGAGGCCCAAATGAAGGCGGACATGGCTGATAAGGAGATGCTGGAGTCCAGTCAGAGCAAATATGAGGAGGAGGTGCAGGAGAAGTGCAGCATCATCAGTGAACAGAAGGCG ACCATAAATGCAATGGACTCTAAGATGAACAGCTTGGAGCAGAGAATAGCTGAGTTGTCAGAGGCCAACAAACTGGCAGCTAACAGCAGTATCTACACCCAGAAAAACAT GAAAGCCCAGGAAGAGATGATCTCCGAGCTTCGCCAGCAGAAGTTCTACTTGGAGTCTCAGGCCGGGAAGTTGGAGGCCCAGAATGCCAAACTGGAAGAGCATCTAGAGAAAATGAGTCAGCAGGAGCAAAGCAATAAAAGCCGTGTCATGGAGCTGGAAACTAGGCTGCGAGAG ATTGGTCTGGAGCATGAGGAACAAAAGCTGGAGATTAAGCGTCAGGTGACAGAACTGACCCTGTCCCTGCAAGAGCGCGAATCCCAGATCAGCAACCTGCAGGCAGCTCGCCATGCTCTGGAGAGTCAACTGCAGCAGGCCAAGACTGAGCTGGAGGAGACCACTGCGGAAGCTGAGGAGGAGATCACTGTCctcaga GCACATAGAGACGAGTTACAACGCAAGTATGATGCCTTGAGAGACAGTTGTGCG GTGATAACAGATCTGGAGGAGCAGTTGACCACACTGACTCAGGAGAATGCTGAGCTGAACCGCCAGAACTTCTACTTATCGAAGCAGCTGGATGAGGCCTCCGATGAGAGAGAAGATCGCCTTCAGCTCAGCCAGGATGTGGACAGACTGCGTCGAGAGGTGGCTGACCGCGAGATGCACCTTAATAACCAGAAACAG AACCTTGAGACACTGAAGACCACGTGCACCATGCTGGAAGAACAGGTTATGGAGCTGGAGACGCTGAATGATGAGCTAatggagaaggagagacagtGGGACGCCTGGAGAGCAACactggaggaagagaagaacCAGGCTGAGCGGAGAACCAGGGAGATCCAGAGACTGctggacacagagaaacagagcag GCTGCGTGCAGAGCAGCGCAGCTCTGAGTCTCGCCAGGCTGTGGAACAGGCAGTCAAGGAGCACAAAGCTGAGATCCTGGCCCTGCAGCAGGCCCTCAAAGACCAAAAACTCAAAGCCGAGAGCCTTGCAGACACT TTGAATGATCTGGAAAAGAAGCATGCCATGCTGGAGATGAATGCTCACAGTTTGCAGCAAAAGCTGGAGAGTGAGCGGGATCTGAAGCAGAGACTGCTGGATGAG caagaaaagctgcagcagcagatggaTGCCCAGAAGACCCACATCTTCCGTCTGACCCAAGGGCTACAGGACGCTCTGGACCAAACtgacctgctgaaaactgagaGGACTGACTTGGAATACCAGCTGGAGAACATCCAG GCTGTGTACTCCCATGAGAAGGTGAAAATGGAGGGCACCATCACCCAGCAGACCAAGCTCATAGACTTCCTCCAGGCCCAGGCCCATGGTGGCTCCAAGAAGAAAAAG ggTCTGTTTGGGCGTCGTCGGGAGGACCTGTTGGCGGCCATGGCTGCTCAGGCCCAGGCTCAGGGTCAGGGCCAAGGCCAGGTTTCCCCTGTGCCCCCCATCCAGCCGGTGCCTCTGCAGTACAGCGATATGAAGACAGCCCTGGACAAAGAGCGTGCTCGTTGTACTGAGCTGGAAGATGCTCTTCAGAAAATGAGGGCAGAGTTGCGATCTCTGAGAGAGGAAG CGCTCCAGTATAAAGATCACAGTAACTCAACAAACCCAGCCACAGCACGGCAGCAGATGATTATGTCTGCCATGGTGAAGTCTCCTGAGCATCAGCAGGGGCCCACCAACCTGCCCCCCTCTAATTCTGGACGCAGGAAGGAGACAGCAACTCCTGAGG AGAGAAGGAGGGTCACTTTTGAAA AGTATAGCCGCCGTTTGAAGGAcagtcagagagacagagaaagggagagagagagggtggtgCACCACAACACCCCTCATCGCTTCACAGTAGGACTCAACATGAGAGCTGCCAAGTGTACAGTGTGTCTGGATACTGTGCACTTTGGTCGCCAAGCTGCTACCTGTCTTG agTGTCACGCTTTGTGCCACCCAAAATGCTCCCCCTGCCTTCCAGCCACTTGTGGCATGTCCAGCGACTGTTCACTGCATCTGTCTGAGGGCCTGTGTCGGGACAAAGGCACTTCCCCAGGCCAGCAGCTAAAAGAAGCCAGCGGGCACATGCACCTGGAGGGCTGGATGAAACAGCCCAG gaaTGGGAAGCGAGGCCAAGGCTGGGAGAGGAAATATGTTGTCCTGGATGGGACCAAAATTTCAGTCTATGAGATCGAGCCCAGAGaag AGTCAGTGAAGCCCCTGGAGGAGTTTGACCTTTGTCTGTCAGACGGCGAGGTGGTGGTTCATGGAGCAGTCGGAGCATCGGAGTTACCAAACACTGCCAAGTCAG ATGTTCCGTATGTCCTGAAGCTGGAGTCCCGTTGTCACACCCCCTGCTGGCCTGGACAAGCCATTTATTTCATGGCTCCGAGTTTCCCAGACAAGCAGCGCTGGGTGGCTGTCATGGAGTCTGTGGTAGCCGGGGGGCGAGCCTCACGGGAGAAGGCTGAGGCCGATGCA AAGCTACTAGGAAACTCTCTACTGAAGCTGGAGGGAGATGATAGGCTGGATATTAACTGCACCCTCCCTCTCACAGATCAG ATCGTGCTGGTGGGCTCTGAAGAGGGTCTTTATGCCCTGAACGTTATCAAGAACTCCCTGACTCACATCCCCGGTTTGGGATCAGTCTTTCAGATCCACATCATCAAAGagcaggagaagctgctgatgaTCGTTG GAGACGAGAGGGCATTGTGTTTGGTGGAGATTAAGAGAGTCAAGCAGTCTTTGGCCCAGTCCCACCTGCCTAACCAGTCTGATCTGGCTCCCTACATCTTTGAGACAGTGAAGGGCTGCCATCTGTTTGCTGCTGGGAGA ATAGACAACAGTCCTTGTATATGTGCTGCGATGCCTAACAAGATAACCATTCTGCGCTACAATGACAATCTCAACAAATACTGCATTCGCAAG GAAATTGAAACCCTGGAGCCCTGCAGCTGCATCCATCTGACCAGCTACAGCATCATCATTGGCACCAACAAGTTCTACGAGATCGAAATGAAGCAGTTTGTGCTTGAGG AGTTCTTGGATAAGAACGACGTGTCACTGGCTTCAGCAGTGTTTGCAGCTTCGTCCCACAGTTTCCCCATCGCCATCATGCAGGTGGCCAGCGGCATGCAGAAAGAGGAATACCTGCTGTGTTTCCATG AGTTCGGAGTGTTTGTGGACATGTACGGACGTAGAAGCCGCCCTGATGAAATTAAGTGGAGCCGTCTGCCTCTGTCCTTCG CTTACAGAGAACCCTACCTGTTTGTCACCTACTTCAATTCCCTGGACGTCATCGAGGTTCAGGGACACACCGCACTGGG TCCTACAGTGCTGGCCCACCTGGACATCCCTAACCCTCGCTACCTGGGCCCAGCAATCTCCTCTGGTGCCATTTACTTGGCCTCCTCCTACCAGAACAAACTACGGGTTATCTGCTGCAAGGGAAGTTTGATCAGAGAGTCTGGAGAGCTGCAGAGAACCGGCTCCAGCCGAGG CAGCCCCAGCAAGCGAGGCCCACCCACCTACACAGAGCACATCTCCAAGCGTTTGTCCTCGGGCCCTGGCAGCCACGATGGTCTGCATCGTGAGCCCAGCACCCCGCATAGGTACCGGGAGGGCCGCACTGAATTCAGACGAGACAAGTCTCCTGCCCGACCACTGGACAGAGAGAAGTCACCCGGCAGGGTGCTAGACAGTCGCAGGGAGAGGTCCCCAGGGAGATTTGGTGACAGTACACGACTCCATGCTGGGTCCGTCCGAACACAGCTCGCTCCTGTTAACAAG GTGTGGGATCAGTCATCAGTGTGA